From the genome of Setaria viridis chromosome 1, Setaria_viridis_v4.0, whole genome shotgun sequence:
CGAttcctttctcttcttcctttacCACTGATCGTTTTGAGGGATTTTTTAGCAGTGGTCCCAAGGGAGATCGAGTAGGTGGTTGGTCGACCCAGCACGACCCAAATCGACGCTTTGCCTTCGTCTTTCTAATCAGTTGCAGTtgtcgtcttcgtcttccttgctAGCAGATGgcttcttcgtcttcctcgcTGTTCACCTTTGGCTTTGAATCACCGGTGGCCGCGCCGGCAGTGCGCATGTTGCCCGCTGGCCGCTGCGTCGTCCCAGCCGGTTTCCTAATCTTTTTGGCAAGATGGACCCACCCCATCCATTTCCACCATCGATTCCACATCATCTAATTAACAACACATGGGCCTGATGGCAACAGAGGCCGCCGGAGCATGTCGATGGGCTGGCTATTGCAGCACAAGCCTGCCACATATCATCAATGGCCGAATTTGTCGGAAAAAAAACAGTGGCCGAATTGGAGCAACCCAATAGACAATGAATAAAGTTCTGTGCCAAAGAAATCATGAGTTCAGGACCAATAGGTAATCGACCGTCTTCGCAACGTTCCTCGCCATGTCAAATAATCAGTGGCAGTGATGAACAAGCTTTTCAGTCACTTTTTTTTAATCCAAGAAACAAAAATAGTATGGAGGAAATCATCTATTTCCTTTATTGGATGCAGATACTTACAGAGTTACAGAATCACACCCAAGCGAACTTCCAAAACCGGAAGGAGCAAACGAGCATCACTGTTCACTCAAGGCAAGCCATTAAAAAAGGACTCACGCATGACAAAGGAACGTGCACTCACAAATCACAAAACGTAAAAGAGGCTTCTAAATCCGCTGTCTATAttttttgcacacaacgtgacGGTTAGACAAGAACCATTTTCAGAGATCTAGTCTTCAATACTGAACTCCACAGAATCGCTTTGTAAGATGAAAGATTGCCTGTCTCAAGCTGCCAGAACTATTATCACAACAAGCAGCACGACCCCAAAGATGACCATAAGCAAGCAAAGCTGCCAACATAAGGATTTGTAAGGTGGAAATAGTTAAAACAATTAAGCTTCAGTAATTTGCATTAGTCTGAACATACCAGGGAAGAATTTGATTTCTGAGTCTTGTCTGCTTTGCCGACTTCTCTCTTTGCCTCTTTAGTTGCTGATGCAGAATTTTCAATGTTCGTGTCGATTTCCTCTGGAACAGAACAGTACACTTAAGTTAGGAGGCTGAGAAACAGGGCAGCATATGTACCATACAATGCATAAACTTGCCAATTATAACTCCTTGGGCATGTACAAGTGTAGCAAGATCCTTGAACACTTCATGTACTTCACCAATCTGTTGTTGGATCTCTTGAATGGCTTGCTCTCTTTCCTCGATGATAGCTTCATTGTAAACAATTTCATTATCCAATTGCAGCACCTCTTGCCTTCAAAATAACATGGAAATTTATCAGAAAAGACAGCAAACGGGATTCTACAAATCTTGCCTACAATATTGAAGTTGTCAGCTCACATAATATGTTTAGCTTGCAGGTTATATTTCAATGCGGTGTGCCTCATTGGACACAAACACAATTTTCCATCCACTCCCATCAAACATTGTTTGACTGTTAGCATAAaacttctctccctctcttgaGCAGACGTTATATTTCTAAAACCACATGATGGCTCACTTGTATCAACTAAGAAACAATGCAGCACCTATAGTGTCACCACAAAATCACGGCAAATTTGCCATGCACAGGACATAAGGTTTAGCTGAACCTTGTGTTTTTTCAAGTAAACAATAGTTACCAGATATCCTAACATGTCTAGTCAAACCCACATTTGCCAAAAGCACAAAAGAGTTTTGAACTGAGCTTCCACCTGAGTACCAACTAATAGCTCGATACTGACCTTTTTGATTCAGCAAGTAGTGCACGCTGCTCAGGCATATTACCAGAGTCAGCACTTCTGTCATCCATAGTATAGCTGCATCGCAATGACCACAACAACATTCAGATGATTAGCAGATAACCCAATCAAAACAGAACAATTAAAATCACTTCTGTCATCTGTAGTAGCTGCATCGGAATGACCACAATAACATCCAGAAGATTAGCATACAACCCAATCAAAACAGCACAATTGAAATTATCAAGTTTGGATAACACTAAGTGAAGCATCAAGTAGATCACAAGTCAATAATAGGGTCGTGATACAGAAGAAAAACGAAGGTCCACTTATAACCATCTGCAAAACCATATGTGTGGATTACAGTGGAATTTCTCCATACACGATTTTTCTGGAGAAACAAAAGAGCAAAAGGCTGGAAGAAGAGCTGCTCCATTTAAATGCCACAGTAAAAAATAGATGATAAACGACTGAATTTGTATGCAAATGCTGCAGCAGCTAGTCAAATGAAAACAGTCAATATTAAACCAGGCAAAATTTCTGGGGGAGATTTTCATGAGCATGGAGGAATCATTTGCCATGAACATTCTAGCAAACTCAAGTCAAGGATGAGTAGAGTTTACTATCGTGTGTGGCCTGCTTAGTCAGCATGGTTCACTTACATACTGCATCTAATTATCCAAAATAACATTACTCTTTCGAACAATTGTGGCAATGTAGTTTATATTAGCTAGCAAATAGTCCATTTTAGCCTGAATTCACATCTTATGAATAGTAACTTGTGTATTTAATGTGATTTATAGACAAACTGAAGCATTTCTATGGCAGGAGATAAACTTCAGTGTGGATTGGTTTAATTGTGAACGGAAATTACTTTGACTGAGCATTCTGGGGAACAATTGGCTTATATGCCGTCTCCCTCTGAATCGCAAGATTTTGAAGTTTCCTGAACTCCTCCATAGTGGCAGCGAAATCTTTGGCAAGCTTCATATCAGCAACCCTCTTGTCTGCCTGTAAGTAACACCAAAAATCCCTGAGTACTGTCACAGCTAAGATTGTACTATACATGTACAGACTGGAAGCAATCACAGATAATTATGTTTACTACAATCAATTACTTCAACAGCACTATGCATGAAAACAATAGCAATGATGAAACTAAAGGAGCTTAACTAAGTAAGAAATCACTACTAACACTAGTATCGATGCTCTTGTCAGCTTCAGCAGCCTTTTGGAGCTTATCTTTCGCATCCTTTGCCAATTGAAGAATGTTCTGACTAGTCTTCTGCCTGCGAGGGAATCAAAGGTTGAAAGCATTAGACCAGAGAGTGACTAATTGCTCCAAACTTGAACTAGGAATTGTTAACTAGTACTCCAATTAGCAAATGACGCATGGGTTGATGCTGATTGCAGAATAAGCAAGCGTAAGAGGAGTTCGAGGACGCACAGTTGATCGCGAAGGGTGGGTGTGTCCTTGGGCGTGCCGAGCGAGTTGAGGAGGCGGCGGTAGGAAGCCACGGCGGTGGTGATCTGGAAGACGAGCCCGCGCGCGTCGCTGGGGCCCCCTCTCGCCTTCCTGCCCAGGGGCGCCCTGACCGCCCCCGCCTCCAGATCCGCGAAGCTCATCGCCGATCCCCTCCCCTTGCTCCTGCCGCCTCACCCTCCTTTATCGGCGTCCGCCGCGCCGGAACGAACCGCAGccagcggcggaggtggggtGGTGGAGCAGAGCGTGGTTGGGGATAGGCTGTCGCTGCCGTCGGCACCGGCCGCGTTGGAGACTGGAGTAGTCTATTCCATGGATC
Proteins encoded in this window:
- the LOC117841731 gene encoding syntaxin-22, which produces MSFADLEAGAVRAPLGRKARGGPSDARGLVFQITTAVASYRRLLNSLGTPKDTPTLRDQLQKTSQNILQLAKDAKDKLQKAAEADKSIDTSADKRVADMKLAKDFAATMEEFRKLQNLAIQRETAYKPIVPQNAQSNYTMDDRSADSGNMPEQRALLAESKRQEVLQLDNEIVYNEAIIEEREQAIQEIQQQIGEVHEVFKDLATLVHAQGVIIEEIDTNIENSASATKEAKREVGKADKTQKSNSSLLCLLMVIFGVVLLVVIIVLAA